TCCCATCACTTCGCTCTCATCTCTCATCCATGACCCAACCCATTAAAAACTCAAGcgaacgtatttacaaaacaggaacagactcacagacatagaaaacaaacttatggttaccgggggggaaggggtaaactgggagtttgagatttgcagattctaactaatatatatataaagtagataaacagcaagtttacactgtacagcacagggaaccatattcagtatcttgtagtaacttatggtaaaaagaatatgaaaatgaatataggtatgttctgtatgactgaagcattgtgctgtacaccagaaattggcacagcattgtaaactgactatacttcaataacaatatatttaaaaaaaaacttctctatAAGCGACTTTCTTTGCACAGGAGGAAGTGGTAGCTCTAGCTTGGCCCACAAGGCCCTTCACGTTTTGTCTCCATCATGCCTCTCCAGCCTTGCTCTTACTAACTGCTCGGGACGTACCCTGTGGACAGCATCTTCCAAGCAGGCCATTCTCTTCCATGCCCCCATGGTTTTGCCTGTGCTGTTTCTCCGTCTGGAGTGCCTGCTCCTCCATGCTTTTCCTTGCAGCCAGATCTTCAAGTGCCACCTCAGATAGCACCTCCTGCAGGAAATGTTCCACAACTGCCCAGGCAGAAGGCGCTCCTTCCTGGACTCCCAGAGTATCCTGTTCATGCCGCTAAGTTAGTAGTGTTCCCAGTGCATTGTGCCCTTGCATAACTGTCCCCCGACTTGTCCCCACCCTGTGAACTGGCCCCACATCTTACATTGCCTAGAGAGGGCCTGGTGCTCGAGAAACATTTGTTGATGATTGAATGTGCTTCATGACTGTAGAGACTGGGGGTTCACTAATGGAGGGAGGACATTCAAGGCAGAGATATTTAAGTCGTGTGTCTGACTCCACCCAAGCCCTGGAGCTGAGATGACAAGCTCTGAGGCAGGGAGATGGATAACGTGACCCTCTATGGTTCTGAGATGCTTCAGATTAGGCTCTGAGGGCAGGTGGGTCCCTGAAACGGGCTGAGTTAATCACAGGACACAACTGAAGTGTGATGTCATCTCAGGAAGGCAGTGAAGACGCAGCCGTGATGCGGAGCACCTGTGGAGAGTCAAAGCACTGGCTGCCACAACTGGAGGCACCGAGGGCGGGCAGGATGTGGGACTTGGTGGTGGGGCCCCTGCTCTCACAACTGCCTCCTGCCTGAGTGCTGGGGAATCTCTGGGATAAAATGCAGGTACGGGCTGAGGACTCAGAGCGGCCTCACCCGACAGCAACAGGTCAGCACCCGGGCCATGACAGCTGAGGGGGTGGAGCTGTGAGGGGTCTGCGCAGgtccagggaggcagaggggctgCTTCCCTGTTTGGGAGATGTGTGCCGTGTAGGTGGATGTCTCAAGGGCATAACTGTGGCTCGAAGACCTTTAGCGCCTTAAATTAAAAGCACGTCTTTTGGGTTGTTCCAACAGGGTAGGACTCCGGCTCCAGGCGGCGAGTTGTGTGATTTGGGGAAACTTACTGTAActtctctgaattccatgtcctccTGCGAAAATGAGGGGAATGATGCCTGCCTCCTAAGGTCATTGTGAGGGTTACATGGGAAGCTGGACATAGAGTGCTGTGTCCAGTGCCTGGCTGGCTCGGCAAGAGCGGGAACCAGTGGTTGTCATGACTCTTCTCCTTACAGAATCCAGGGAGGCCTGCCGACCCGACGGGACAGCCCTGCCTCCTGAGGACAGGGCTCTCATCCCcgcaggatgggggagggcacCCGCCATCCACCGTGCGCAGAGCACCGGGGTGGGGCTGCGGGGGCCCCTCCCACCCTGACACTGAACAGCCCAGCGCCCAGAGGCCCCGGGAGGCCCGGGAAGTCGGGGCTGAAGGGCCCGCGCCGACGGCACGCGGATGCCTTCAGAGAGGGTGAAGGCAGGGGCAGGAGCAAGCTGGGAACCCCCGTGCGGTCTGCACATCGGACTGTGAAAGAGAGACAGTGCTCGAGCAGGCAGGGGCCCGGGCGGTGTAATTCTTTAACTATTCCGTTTGGGGTGTAAAAGAGTCTATGTTAGTGGCAGTCTTGCCTTCTCAAGAGGTTTAAACATATTTCCATTGGAAAAATGCTGTCTTGCTTTGAAAAAtctcatttcttctcattcttgACTTGAGTGACTCCTAGGCAGAGGGCGGGGCCGGAGGGGTGGAGGACACAGCTCCCATCCTCAGGGAGGCCGCCGTCTCAGGGAGGGGCAGAGTCCTGTCCTGAGGGCTCGTGGCAAAGCTTCCCGCAGGACAGGGACTCGGAGCCACAGCTGCAAGGGTTCAGGTGGAGGTCAGGGAGGGGACCTGAGACCAGGTCGGCGGGAGGGAGAGGCCAGGAAGTTCCTGGAAGAAGGGTGCACCTGCTGTGGCCTGGCCTCagtgtggactgctgggctgtgttctcctcccagactccccactGTCCCCCGCTGCTGCACCCCTGCATCTCCAGAACTACCCCCATCCTGGGCCCAGGCCCTGCCGCCACGATGGACACACCAGTGGAGAGATCCCTCTTCCAAATCATCCACTGCTACCACCAGCACGCGGCCCGGGAGGGGGACACGGAGGCCCTGTCGCGGGAGGAGTTGAAGGCCCTGCTCATGGACGATGTGCCCCACTTCATGGAGAGCTTGGTGCGTGGGGTTTGGGGTCACATGGGGATTAAGCAGGGGGTTGCTTGCGGGGTTGGAAGTGAGTGGCCAGGGTGTCGGTCACCGCCCAGGAGAATTTCCACTCAGGGGAGGGCGTGTgagggagggtggagggcaggATCTGTGAGCAGGGGTAGCACAGGCCTCGCCCTCCTCTCTTactgcccttccctctcctgaAACTCCCTGCCTGGCCCCACTCCAACCCAAACACAGCTAATCCCTGAAGCTCAGGCCTGACCCCGAACCTGTTTGTTCCCTTACCTGCTTCTGGAGGGAACACGTCCTAAATCTCCCCTCTGCCCTCAGTGACCTGGCCCCAAACCTGCCCTTAgaatcccagcccctcctcctggggTCTACACAAGCCtccttcttccccaccccctccatgCCCAGGGAGGACAGGTCGGGCTGTGGTGGCTGCCCAAAGCCTGCTGTGGGTAGGAAAGGTAGCTTCGCCTCCTACCTCCTGTCCGAGGGGCTGAGTCCCTCAGAGCAGGCTGGGCTCAGTCACCCGCCTCAGGCCGCCGCATCTCTGACATCAGGCCCAGCTCTGTGATGACCGGGCTCCTTGGGGACTTCAAGGCCGGCAGGAGCATCTGTGGGGCACTGCCTCGGCCCTTGGTGCCACGTCCCTGGGGTCTCTGGGCTGTCATGTCCAGGGGGCTTCACGTCATGCCTGACTTGAGGCCCTGCATTCCAGGGGAGGTGCTTCCTGTGGTCACTTCTCATGTCCCCTGCCTGCCTTTGGAACCCATCAGAGGAGACAGACTTACCCTCAGTTTACTGGAGTGCAGCCATGAGGGTCACAGAGAGGGGACTAAGATGAATGGTTAGTCCCCTGTTTCTAGGGAAATCCTTTCCTGTCTAGAGCCATTGCCTGTACTCTGGGGCTGTGAAAGTACCCTCCAGGCCTGCCCTCGGGGGCTCACAGGGCAGACATAGCAGCCTGGGTTGGGGCTGAGGTGAGGAAAGCAGGGGGAGCCTGCCCAAGGCCGCAGGCCTCCAGTTTCCTGGGTCAAccagcttcacagaggaggtaagATTATAAGGAGTAGATGGTGGTGGGGCAGTGGAGTTGGCAGAGGGGGCAAACCTGCCACGGGGACGAGGGCCGCCCCCAGGCTCACAGCTGCTTGTGGATGCAGTGACTTTCTTGCCAGACACTGTCTGAGAACTTCACACCGGCTTCCCCATGCCCAGCCACCAAATCCTGCTGAAATATGCTTTTCCAGCCCTGCCCAATTCTCCCACCTTCCCTTCACCTGCCCTCTGACTCCTGAATTCCTCCCTGCTGTCCCTTCCACTTCAAATCTCCTTTCCTCTCCTACACCACCCTTGATTCTCAGCCCTCAGGGTCATCTGCTCAGGGATGTCCTGGCCAGCTCCAGGGCCCATGGCTCTGTCCTTCCCTTTTTCTGCACTTCCCGTAGGCGACACAGGCACAGAGGCCTCATCAGATGTCACAGCACGCAGACGTCCGGTCCCACCTGTGCTGCCCCTGCAACAGTGCTGGGGATGTGGACACGAGGACAGGTGGGCTCTGCCCTGGGGAGCTCCCAGAGTGGAGGGGGAAGGCACCGCCGTCCACCCAgcagccctgggctgggctgtcTCTGCGGGGGAGACAGGCTTAAATGGCCACTGACAGTGAGCAGACGTGAATTGTGTCAGCCGGGTAACAGAACCCAGTCTGCACCCTCCGTCTGCGCACGCAGCCCCAGGTCCAGTTAGCTGAGGTCCTCACCGCATCTCTGCCTTTTCTGCTGCGTGTGGTGTCCTGGCCACTGAGAGTCTGAGCGAGAAGTTGTCTCCCACAAGCCCCTGGCAGGTGGACCCAGGCCGCAGTTCCCCACCCCACCGCCCACCAGCGGGCAGTAGAGGCCTGGACATCGCTGTGGGGCCCTGCCTGTGTGCATGGCTGACCCGCTGCCCACTCCTCAGGCCTGGAAGAAGCCGTGCTACCTGACAGAGTTGTTCTGGGCAGCAGACGACCAGATCTGCTTTGATGAGCCCCTCTACGTCTTGGGCAAG
The sequence above is a segment of the Vicugna pacos chromosome 21, VicPac4, whole genome shotgun sequence genome. Coding sequences within it:
- the LOC107034574 gene encoding uncharacterized protein; translated protein: MPSERTPHCPPLLHPCISRTTPILGPGPAATMDTPVERSLFQIIHCYHQHAAREGDTEALSREELKALLMDDVPHFMESLATQAQRPHQMSQHADVRSHLCCPCNSAGDVDTRTGLEEAVLPDRVVLGSRRPDLL